DNA from Bacteroidales bacterium:
CTTCCTGAAATACGAGAATATCCTTATGAATACAAAGCGGTTTTTTCACCCATAGATGTCATTGAAGAATATACCCGTCCCGCCCGCTTTATTGAAAATCACAAACTCGTTATCAAAGAGGCCCTTTCGGATGCGGAACTGCTTAACTTTCCTGGCATAGGAACACTGGAAGCCTTCAACAGCGATGGCATCCGTTCACTTGGAAAAACAATAAAAGCAACCAATATCAAAGAAAAAACCCTTAGGTATCCGGGCCATATTTCAATCATGAAGGCCCTGCGTGAAACAGGATTTTTCAGCCAGAAAGAAATAGAAGTCAAAGGTGTGAAAGTCAAACCCATGGATGTTACTGCCAAACTTCTTTTTCCGATGTGGAAACTTAAACAGGGAGAACGTGATATCTCCGTGATGAAAGTTATTGTAGAAGGGAAAAAGGATGGAAAAAAGCTGCGCTATACCTTTGACTTGCTCGACCGTTATGATGAAGAAACACAAACTCATTCGATGGCAAGAACCACCGGTTATACAGCTACTGTAGCCCTCCGGATGATAGCTAACGGCCTGTACAAACAAACCGGCCTGTCCGTGCCCGAATATATTGGCAAATATCCCGAATGTGTGAAGTTTATGCTTAACGGGCTTGCCGAGCGAGATGTAAATTATATTGAAACCATCGAAGAAATATCATAAGCATTGCCAGAAAAACCGGTAAAAATATTCCCCTGGGGTAACAGCAGACGTATTCATGCTTTTTCTTCATATTGCATAAAAACATTCGGCAGCCGTCTTCAAAAACTCAGTATTGATGCAGGCTTTACATGCCCAAACCGCGATGGTACAAAAGGCAGCGGCGGGTGTACTTTTTGTGTAAATAATGCTTTTAATCCGTCTTACTGCAAACCCGAAAAAAGTATTACACAGCAAATCAATGAAGGTATCGAATTTCATAAAAACCGTTACCGTAGGGCAACCAAATATATCGCTTATTTTCAGCCATTTTCCAATACATATAAAGACCTGGGCGGCTTAAAAAAAATTTATGAAGAAGCCCTTACACACCCTTTAATCTCAGGCATTTCGATAGGTACCCGCCCCGACTGTGTGGATGATAAGAAACTGGATTATCTTCAGCAACTCGGTTCAAAATATTTTGTAGCTGTTGAATATGGCGTTGAATCATGCAACAACAAAACATTAGAAATTGTTAACAGGGGACATACTTTTGAAACTGCTGCAGAAACAATCCATAAAACTGCAAAACGGAAAATTTTTACTGCAGCACATTTTATTTTCGGGTTTCCCGGAGAAACAACTCAGGATATACTTAACCAAGCACAAGTCATTTCACAATTGCCATTGAACAGTATCAAAATTCATCAACTGCAAATATTGAAAAATACCGAAATGGCTCGTCTGTATAAAAAAAATCCATCAGCTTTTCATCTTTTCAAACTTGATGAATACATTGAACTGGTAATTGATTTTCTTGAACGTTTAAATCCTAATATTATGGTTGAGCGTCTTTCCGGAGAGGTTCCTCCGCACTTTCTTGAAACAAGCTCGTGGGGACTGATACGCAATGACCAGGTACTGCAAGGTATTGAAAAACGTATGGAAGAAAGAGAAACCTGGCAGGGGCGTTTATTTATAAAATAATACTCATTCTGCAATAAAGAGTATAACTCATTTATGGTCAGATCGCGTAAATCATAACTGTACCGACAATAACTTGTAATTGTTTTAACCTTTGGTAATGGGGACAAAAATAGTTGGTGACTTTTGATTTTTTATTTCGTATATTTCGAGCGTAAAACTAAAGAGGAAGTAGGCTCTGCTGGAGAGCAACCTGCCAGCAATAGGTTTTACGGATAGACGCAAAAGGACAGAGAATTAAATCTGTCCTTTTTTTATTATTGCGGTATCCTTTAAATGGCTAAGAAAACTCATTGATTTCTGTAAAACAGGTACCACTTAATAAAGTTCTGTCTATTCATTTTTGACAATCCTCTGTGTATGCTAATATGATTTTTAAGATGACCAAAGAATGATTCAAGTCCATTTGTGGATTTTGGTATCATGGGATTATCAAGATAGTGAAACATATTAGGCAAAG
Protein-coding regions in this window:
- a CDS encoding saccharopine dehydrogenase NADP-binding domain-containing protein; translation: MKIIVLGAGLVGGPMAIDLAKDEDFNVSIADINPGSFNYMQSMGIHTIQHDLFDPNRVKMLVADYEMVINAVPGFMGYQTLKAIIESGKNVVDIAFFPEDPFTLDELAKQKNVVAIMDCGVAPGMMHILTGYAYYQLDETETCLTYVGGLPEIREYPYEYKAVFSPIDVIEEYTRPARFIENHKLVIKEALSDAELLNFPGIGTLEAFNSDGIRSLGKTIKATNIKEKTLRYPGHISIMKALRETGFFSQKEIEVKGVKVKPMDVTAKLLFPMWKLKQGERDISVMKVIVEGKKDGKKLRYTFDLLDRYDEETQTHSMARTTGYTATVALRMIANGLYKQTGLSVPEYIGKYPECVKFMLNGLAERDVNYIETIEEIS
- a CDS encoding TIGR01212 family radical SAM protein (This family includes YhcC from E. coli K-12, an uncharacterized radical SAM protein.), with amino-acid sequence MPEKPVKIFPWGNSRRIHAFSSYCIKTFGSRLQKLSIDAGFTCPNRDGTKGSGGCTFCVNNAFNPSYCKPEKSITQQINEGIEFHKNRYRRATKYIAYFQPFSNTYKDLGGLKKIYEEALTHPLISGISIGTRPDCVDDKKLDYLQQLGSKYFVAVEYGVESCNNKTLEIVNRGHTFETAAETIHKTAKRKIFTAAHFIFGFPGETTQDILNQAQVISQLPLNSIKIHQLQILKNTEMARLYKKNPSAFHLFKLDEYIELVIDFLERLNPNIMVERLSGEVPPHFLETSSWGLIRNDQVLQGIEKRMEERETWQGRLFIK